One Candidatus Devosia phytovorans genomic window carries:
- a CDS encoding prephenate dehydratase, with protein sequence MTKKIAFQGEPGAFSHAAANNVFPGEEAMGCVTFEETINAVQTGKADYAVVPVENSLYGRITDIHHLLPESGLHIIGETFLRVEMNLLAVPGATLDDIKAVQSLSVALGQCRKFIAEHGFRTINAVDTAGSAREIAQKADKSVAAIASRFAAEIYGLNVLASNIEDAAHNTTRFLVLSPTPKEAAAGNGRVKTTFVFRVRNVPAALYKAMGGFATNGVNMTKLESYMVGGNFTATQFYADIEGHPSDVGVQHAFEELGFFTDHFHVLGVYPAAENK encoded by the coding sequence ATGACCAAGAAGATTGCATTCCAGGGCGAACCTGGCGCCTTCAGCCATGCCGCCGCGAACAATGTCTTCCCCGGCGAGGAGGCCATGGGCTGCGTTACCTTCGAGGAAACCATTAATGCGGTGCAGACCGGCAAGGCCGACTATGCCGTGGTTCCGGTCGAGAACTCGCTCTATGGCCGCATCACCGATATCCATCACCTGCTGCCCGAAAGCGGCCTGCACATCATCGGCGAGACCTTCCTGCGCGTCGAGATGAACCTGCTCGCCGTCCCCGGCGCAACACTCGATGACATCAAGGCGGTCCAGTCTCTTTCGGTCGCGCTGGGCCAATGCCGCAAGTTCATCGCCGAGCACGGTTTCCGCACCATCAATGCCGTCGACACTGCCGGCTCGGCCCGTGAGATTGCGCAAAAGGCCGACAAATCCGTTGCCGCCATCGCCTCGCGCTTCGCCGCCGAAATCTATGGCCTCAATGTGCTGGCCTCCAATATCGAGGACGCCGCGCACAACACCACCCGCTTCCTCGTTCTCTCGCCCACGCCAAAGGAAGCTGCCGCCGGCAATGGCAGGGTCAAGACCACCTTCGTCTTCCGCGTCCGCAACGTTCCGGCCGCGCTCTACAAGGCCATGGGCGGCTTTGCCACCAATGGCGTCAACATGACCAAGCTCGAGAGCTACATGGTGGGCGGCAATTTCACCGCCACCCAGTTCTATGCCGATATCGAGGGTCACCCCTCCGACGTCGGCGTCCAGCACGCCTTCGAAGAACTCGGCTTCTTCACCGACCACTTCCACGTGCTCGGCGTCTATCCGGCCGCTGAGAACAAGTAG
- a CDS encoding c-type cytochrome, translating into MDSFELNKIMGAVLGTLLFVMGAGFVAEAIYHPIEDRGPGYNLPEPEVAEGGAVAEAAPEVPLGVLLASASAERGQASARKCQSCHNFGEGEPNKQGPHLYGVVGRAEGSISDFAYSEGMLAHNAAGDVWTYENLNHFLTKPSDYTPGTKMNFAGIRTAEERADILAYLQTLSGSPVPFPAAEEAAPAEEPVDPGETPAAEAAGTAQPDATTPTDPAATQPENEAEPAAPAVVTDTPTTTQSETPVQGTPTTSGTPASTTEGAAPAATPAAPAAQ; encoded by the coding sequence ATGGATTCGTTCGAGCTTAACAAGATCATGGGCGCCGTGCTGGGCACGCTGCTGTTCGTCATGGGCGCCGGCTTTGTCGCCGAAGCCATCTACCATCCGATCGAAGACCGCGGTCCGGGTTACAACCTGCCGGAACCGGAAGTTGCCGAAGGCGGCGCCGTGGCAGAGGCGGCTCCCGAAGTGCCGCTCGGCGTGCTGCTGGCCAGCGCCAGTGCGGAGCGCGGTCAGGCATCGGCGCGCAAGTGCCAGTCGTGCCACAATTTCGGCGAGGGCGAGCCCAACAAGCAGGGTCCGCATCTTTATGGCGTGGTTGGCCGTGCCGAAGGGTCGATTTCCGACTTCGCCTATTCGGAAGGCATGCTGGCCCACAACGCCGCGGGTGATGTGTGGACTTATGAAAACCTCAACCACTTCCTGACCAAGCCGAGCGATTATACGCCCGGCACCAAGATGAACTTTGCCGGTATCCGCACTGCCGAAGAGCGTGCCGATATCCTGGCCTATCTGCAGACCCTGTCGGGTAGCCCGGTGCCCTTCCCGGCCGCCGAGGAAGCTGCCCCGGCCGAAGAGCCTGTCGATCCGGGCGAAACGCCTGCTGCGGAAGCTGCCGGCACGGCACAGCCCGATGCGACGACGCCGACCGATCCGGCTGCCACCCAGCCCGAGAACGAAGCCGAACCGGCAGCCCCGGCAGTGGTGACCGACACGCCGACGACGACCCAGAGCGAAACGCCGGTGCAAGGCACGCCGACCACCAGCGGCACGCCAGCCAGCACGACCGAGGGCGCTGCACCTGCGGCAACGCCTGCTGCACCCGCCGCTCAGTAA
- a CDS encoding type II toxin-antitoxin system PemK/MazF family toxin yields MKRGEVWLTQLDPTIGSEIQKTRPTLIVSPDQLNGILPLVTIVPLTSGSRRARFHVPVHFAGKDGYIVVEQMRSLDKRRLVRRLGVIDSDELSHTFDALKLYFAP; encoded by the coding sequence GTGAAGCGAGGCGAGGTCTGGCTAACTCAACTTGATCCGACCATCGGTTCTGAAATCCAGAAGACCAGGCCGACTTTGATCGTCTCGCCGGATCAATTGAATGGGATACTTCCTCTCGTAACGATCGTTCCGCTCACTTCCGGCAGTCGCCGAGCACGATTTCACGTGCCGGTCCATTTTGCAGGGAAGGACGGTTACATAGTGGTCGAGCAGATGAGGTCCCTCGACAAGCGTCGGTTGGTCAGGCGTCTCGGTGTGATTGACAGCGATGAGTTGAGCCACACATTCGATGCGCTGAAGCTCTACTTCGCCCCCTGA
- a CDS encoding type II secretion system F family protein, with protein sequence MSLTALFTREFLISVLAAIAAAAVVFTFGSSFIVKSEMKDRIKRVALEREKMRAEEMARLRGTMTSETRGIRRQGETKTYMKNAVERFDLKKAFQDETTVDKLAMAGFRGQGHLTTFLFMRLATPIGIFLIAALYLVIMVPADRPLYLNLTYAIGAGLVGAYLPIVLLKNSTTKRQQSIKRSWPDCLDLMLLCVEAGMSIEHAFKRVAREIGQQSAELAEELTLTTAELAFLEDRGRAYDNLGRRTGLDGVKSVMTALIQADRYGTSVGQALRVMAEEGREQRMMEAEKKAAALPPKLTVPLILFFLPVLFIVIISPALIRVFGGPVAGAMGAAG encoded by the coding sequence ATGAGCCTGACAGCACTGTTCACCCGCGAATTCCTGATCTCCGTCCTCGCCGCCATTGCCGCGGCGGCGGTGGTCTTCACCTTCGGCTCCAGCTTCATCGTCAAGTCCGAGATGAAGGACCGCATCAAGCGCGTTGCGCTGGAGCGCGAGAAAATGCGCGCCGAGGAAATGGCCCGCCTGCGCGGCACCATGACCAGCGAAACCCGTGGCATTCGCCGCCAGGGCGAAACCAAGACCTATATGAAAAATGCGGTCGAGCGCTTCGACCTCAAGAAGGCCTTTCAGGACGAGACCACGGTCGACAAGCTCGCCATGGCGGGCTTCCGCGGGCAGGGGCACCTGACCACCTTCCTGTTCATGCGCCTCGCTACGCCGATCGGCATCTTCCTCATCGCCGCGCTCTATCTCGTCATCATGGTGCCGGCCGACAGGCCGCTCTACCTCAACCTGACATATGCGATCGGTGCAGGCCTGGTTGGCGCCTATCTGCCCATCGTCCTGCTCAAGAATTCCACCACCAAGCGCCAGCAGTCGATCAAGCGTTCCTGGCCAGATTGTCTCGATCTGATGCTGCTTTGCGTCGAGGCCGGCATGTCCATCGAACACGCCTTCAAGCGCGTGGCGCGCGAAATCGGCCAACAGAGCGCCGAACTGGCCGAGGAACTGACCCTCACCACCGCCGAACTGGCCTTCCTCGAAGACCGCGGCCGCGCCTATGACAATCTCGGCCGCCGCACTGGTCTCGATGGGGTGAAATCGGTGATGACCGCGCTGATCCAGGCCGACCGCTACGGCACCTCCGTTGGCCAGGCCCTGCGCGTCATGGCCGAGGAAGGCCGCGAGCAGCGCATGATGGAGGCCGAAAAGAAGGCCGCCGCCCTGCCGCCCAAGCTCACCGTGCCGCTGATCCTCTTCTTCCTGCCGGTGCTCTTCATCGTCATCATTTCGCCCGCCCTGATCCGCGTCTTCGGCGGCCCCGTCGCCGGCGCCATGGGCGCCGCAGGCTGA
- a CDS encoding pilus assembly protein TadD, protein MIVLNRITKPMRGMLLAGVAALAISACASNRGSMPSPDYTGMTAGQSQQTLGELTARYKSNPKDKVTAIHYAAALRAVGQSQQAVSVLEISMGYYPKDVDIAVAFAKALTADGRLEQSLQVLDNVIRPEAPDWNALLVKGATLDQLGRNAEARGLYAQAQVYAPGEASIEANLGLSYAMTNELPAAEQHLRRAVQMQGATSQIRQNLALVVGLQGRFDESRSLYAAELPPEQVESNMAYVRALLTQQNRWDMIKNS, encoded by the coding sequence ATGATCGTCCTTAACCGGATCACCAAGCCCATGCGCGGTATGCTGCTGGCCGGGGTCGCGGCGCTGGCAATTTCGGCCTGTGCGTCCAATCGCGGCAGCATGCCCTCGCCAGACTATACCGGCATGACGGCAGGCCAGAGCCAGCAGACGCTGGGCGAGCTGACGGCGCGCTACAAGTCCAATCCAAAGGATAAGGTGACGGCCATCCACTATGCCGCCGCGCTGCGCGCCGTTGGTCAGAGCCAGCAGGCCGTGTCGGTGCTGGAAATCAGCATGGGCTATTATCCCAAGGACGTCGACATTGCCGTGGCCTTTGCCAAGGCGCTGACGGCCGATGGGCGGCTGGAGCAGTCATTGCAGGTGCTGGACAATGTGATCCGTCCCGAGGCGCCGGACTGGAATGCGCTGCTGGTCAAGGGCGCGACGCTCGATCAGCTCGGCCGCAATGCCGAAGCGCGCGGGCTCTATGCGCAGGCCCAGGTCTATGCGCCAGGCGAAGCTTCGATTGAAGCCAATCTTGGCCTCTCCTATGCGATGACCAATGAATTGCCGGCCGCCGAACAGCACCTGCGCCGCGCCGTGCAGATGCAGGGCGCAACCAGCCAGATCCGGCAGAACCTGGCGCTGGTCGTGGGCCTGCAGGGCCGCTTCGACGAGAGCCGCTCGCTCTATGCCGCCGAACTGCCACCCGAGCAGGTCGAGAGCAACATGGCCTATGTACGCGCGCTGCTGACGCAGCAAAACCGCTGGGACATGATCAAGAACAGCTAA
- a CDS encoding glyoxylate/hydroxypyruvate reductase A: MLLLHLSDVDEASWADKLTAALSPYPVVRRGDDFDPADVRYIFVWKPKADAFDGLSHLKAVLSLGAGVDALMKHPKLPDAPIVRFVDEDLSQRMSDYVVAHVTMHHRLYTRFRADQKARRWSQLYPPAASETTVGIMGMGVLGQDAVTRLRPLGFDLRSWSRTPKTIEGVDGFAGAEQFDAFLAGTDILVNLLPLTPETTGILNTQTFGKLRRDRLDGGPVVINAARGGHQREADIVAALADGTLGAASLDVFEVEPLPQDSPLWAIENCYITPHIAAISNESHGVSYFSQIIKGHEAGRPLINVVDRARGY, encoded by the coding sequence ATGCTGCTGCTGCACCTGTCCGATGTCGATGAAGCCAGCTGGGCCGACAAGCTCACCGCGGCGCTTTCGCCCTATCCGGTGGTGCGGAGGGGCGATGATTTCGACCCGGCCGATGTCCGCTATATCTTCGTGTGGAAGCCCAAGGCCGATGCTTTCGACGGGCTGAGCCATCTCAAGGCGGTGCTGTCGCTGGGCGCGGGCGTCGATGCACTGATGAAGCATCCCAAGCTGCCCGATGCGCCGATCGTGCGCTTTGTCGACGAGGACCTCAGCCAGCGCATGAGCGACTATGTGGTGGCCCATGTCACCATGCATCACCGGCTCTATACGCGTTTCCGGGCTGACCAGAAGGCGCGGCGCTGGAGCCAGCTCTATCCGCCTGCAGCCTCGGAGACGACGGTGGGGATCATGGGCATGGGCGTGCTGGGGCAGGATGCCGTCACGCGCCTCAGGCCGCTGGGCTTTGATTTGCGCAGCTGGAGCCGGACACCCAAGACGATTGAGGGCGTGGATGGCTTTGCCGGCGCCGAGCAGTTCGACGCTTTCCTCGCCGGCACCGATATTCTGGTCAATCTTCTGCCGCTGACGCCGGAAACGACCGGGATCCTCAATACGCAGACCTTTGGCAAGCTGCGGCGTGACCGGCTGGATGGCGGTCCGGTGGTGATCAATGCGGCGCGCGGCGGGCATCAGCGGGAAGCCGATATCGTGGCGGCGCTGGCAGACGGCACCCTGGGTGCGGCGAGCCTTGACGTGTTCGAGGTCGAACCCCTGCCCCAGGACAGCCCGCTCTGGGCCATCGAGAACTGCTATATCACCCCGCATATCGCGGCGATTTCCAATGAAAGCCATGGCGTCAGCTATTTCAGCCAGATCATCAAGGGCCATGAAGCGGGCAGACCGCTGATCAATGTCGTGGACCGGGCGCGCGGCTACTGA
- a CDS encoding DedA family protein: MTETTAPQKLKLYDRLKLATKHRLAEPILALLCFLEAMILPIFPEIMLAPMIVADRTRAWRLAAICTVASVVGGLAGYAIGFFLFDTVGKAIIDFYGAGDGFNSLKQSFNDNGPLMIIIGAISPIPYKVITITSGVAGLDLFTFVFYGLIGRGLRYFVPCGLFFFFGKAANEFIEKHKALAGWGMVAAIVLGFAMAPLLFPKADATIPAVLEAEDVITDLGDAG; this comes from the coding sequence ATGACCGAGACCACCGCCCCGCAGAAGCTCAAGCTCTATGACCGTCTCAAGCTGGCCACCAAGCATAGGCTGGCCGAACCGATCCTGGCGCTGCTCTGCTTCCTCGAGGCGATGATCCTGCCGATCTTCCCCGAAATCATGCTGGCGCCGATGATCGTGGCCGACCGCACGCGCGCCTGGCGGCTGGCCGCGATCTGCACGGTGGCGTCGGTGGTGGGTGGTCTGGCCGGCTATGCGATCGGGTTTTTCCTGTTCGATACCGTGGGCAAGGCGATCATCGATTTCTATGGCGCCGGCGACGGGTTCAATTCGCTGAAGCAGAGCTTCAATGACAATGGACCGCTGATGATCATCATCGGCGCCATCTCGCCCATTCCCTACAAGGTGATCACCATCACCAGCGGCGTGGCCGGGCTCGATCTCTTCACCTTCGTCTTCTATGGGCTGATCGGGCGCGGACTGCGCTATTTCGTGCCCTGCGGCCTGTTCTTCTTCTTCGGCAAGGCAGCCAATGAATTCATCGAGAAGCACAAGGCCCTGGCCGGCTGGGGCATGGTGGCAGCGATCGTGCTGGGCTTTGCCATGGCGCCGCTGCTGTTCCCCAAGGCCGACGCCACGATCCCGGCCGTGCTTGAGGCGGAAGATGTGATCACCGACCTGGGCGACGCTGGTTAG
- a CDS encoding leucyl aminopeptidase family protein, with protein sequence MSDTAVLHVICVPENGLEGAGLTPSQRAWATANGFSGKRGKLLALPATDGTVSGYLFGLGTAEANPTLVTGLASAALPKGTYRLEGSIADPTLAAIGFRLGAYRFDRYRQAVEAPILELPSGADAAEVDRLVEAAGIARDLINTPPNDLGPDAFEAEIQAFAEARDMDIRVITGDDLLAENFPMIHAVGRASAEAPRLVDLRWGREGDPKVTLVGKGVTFDTGGLDIKTAAGMLIMKKDMGGAANVLGLAHAIVSAGLNVRLRVLIPIVENAIAGQSFRPGDILKSRKGLTVEIGNTDAEGRLILADALALADEEKPDLLLDMATLTGAARVALGPELPPLYSSDETLARDLVASGMASDDPLWHMPLWSPYDAMMSSRTADVNNAGSGGFAGSVTAALFLRRFVNPATTWVHLDIYGWAPEGRAGRSFGGTDQGIRAVYNLLKSRYAK encoded by the coding sequence ATGTCCGATACTGCCGTCCTCCACGTCATCTGCGTCCCGGAAAACGGTCTGGAAGGGGCGGGGCTGACCCCGTCACAGCGCGCCTGGGCGACGGCCAATGGCTTTTCCGGCAAGCGCGGCAAGCTGTTGGCCTTGCCCGCGACGGATGGCACAGTCTCTGGCTATCTCTTCGGCCTCGGCACTGCTGAAGCCAACCCGACACTGGTCACCGGCCTCGCCAGCGCCGCGCTGCCCAAAGGCACCTATCGTCTTGAGGGCAGCATTGCCGACCCGACGCTGGCGGCCATCGGCTTCCGTCTCGGCGCCTATCGCTTCGACCGCTACCGGCAAGCCGTGGAGGCGCCCATCCTTGAATTGCCTTCCGGTGCCGATGCGGCAGAAGTCGATCGCCTTGTCGAGGCAGCAGGCATTGCCCGCGACCTGATCAACACCCCGCCCAATGATCTGGGCCCCGATGCCTTCGAGGCCGAAATCCAGGCCTTTGCCGAAGCCCGCGACATGGATATCCGCGTCATCACGGGTGATGACCTGCTGGCCGAAAACTTCCCCATGATCCACGCCGTCGGCCGCGCCAGCGCCGAAGCGCCGCGCTTGGTGGACCTGCGCTGGGGCAGGGAAGGCGATCCTAAAGTGACCCTCGTCGGCAAGGGCGTGACCTTCGATACTGGCGGTCTCGACATCAAGACAGCAGCGGGCATGCTGATCATGAAAAAGGACATGGGTGGCGCCGCCAATGTGCTGGGTCTCGCCCATGCCATCGTCTCGGCCGGCCTCAACGTGCGCCTGCGCGTACTCATTCCGATCGTCGAAAATGCCATTGCCGGCCAGAGCTTCCGCCCCGGCGATATCCTCAAGTCTCGCAAGGGCCTGACTGTTGAAATCGGCAATACCGATGCTGAAGGCCGGCTGATCCTCGCCGATGCCCTGGCGCTGGCTGACGAGGAAAAGCCCGATCTCCTGCTCGACATGGCCACGCTCACCGGCGCCGCCCGCGTTGCCCTTGGCCCCGAATTGCCGCCGCTCTATTCCAGTGACGAAACCCTGGCCCGCGATCTCGTGGCCAGCGGCATGGCCAGTGACGACCCGCTCTGGCACATGCCGCTCTGGTCACCCTATGACGCGATGATGAGCTCCAGGACCGCCGATGTGAACAATGCCGGTTCGGGCGGTTTTGCCGGTTCGGTCACCGCGGCGCTATTTCTGCGGCGTTTCGTCAATCCCGCCACGACCTGGGTCCATCTCGACATCTATGGTTGGGCGCCCGAGGGCCGCGCTGGCCGCAGCTTTGGCGGCACCGACCAGGGCATTCGCGCCGTCTACAACCTGCTCAAGTCCCGTTACGCAAAGTAG
- a CDS encoding LOG family protein: MAKRRPTSLRTSEQDVAASKRAPSTPQTESPAFRLAFADDDFLTSEEVRGVRFQLEYLKPEVRLREQGINSTVVLFGGARIPAPGKPAWAAKNETQKKNLEAASVYYDEARRFAQLASATSKALDYKEFVVTTGGGPGVMEAGNRGAADVGAPTIGLNIVLPHEQAPNHYVTPELSFNFHYFATRKIHFLLRAKCVAVFPGGFGTLDEFFEALTLIQTKRMDKIPLLLFGAEFWSKVINFEALAEAGTIAPDDTHLFNLVDTAEEGWEIVRAFYDLPKVDEVFKGD; encoded by the coding sequence ATGGCCAAACGCCGTCCTACATCCTTGCGCACGTCCGAACAGGACGTCGCGGCGTCCAAGCGGGCGCCTTCGACGCCGCAGACGGAGTCGCCGGCATTTCGGCTGGCTTTTGCCGATGATGACTTCCTGACCTCGGAAGAGGTGCGCGGGGTTCGCTTCCAGCTTGAGTATCTCAAGCCGGAGGTGCGCCTGCGCGAGCAGGGGATCAATTCGACGGTGGTGCTGTTTGGCGGCGCGCGTATTCCGGCGCCGGGCAAGCCCGCCTGGGCGGCCAAGAACGAGACCCAGAAGAAGAACCTCGAGGCGGCGTCGGTCTATTATGACGAGGCGCGGCGCTTTGCGCAGCTGGCTTCGGCGACGTCCAAAGCATTGGACTACAAGGAATTCGTGGTGACGACGGGTGGGGGGCCGGGCGTGATGGAGGCGGGCAATCGTGGAGCAGCCGATGTGGGCGCGCCGACCATCGGGCTCAATATCGTCCTGCCGCACGAACAGGCGCCCAACCATTATGTGACGCCGGAGCTGAGCTTCAACTTCCACTATTTTGCGACGCGCAAGATCCACTTCCTGCTGCGGGCGAAATGCGTGGCGGTGTTCCCGGGCGGGTTCGGCACGCTGGACGAGTTCTTCGAAGCGCTGACGCTGATCCAGACCAAGCGCATGGACAAGATTCCACTGTTGCTGTTTGGCGCGGAATTCTGGAGCAAGGTGATCAATTTCGAAGCGCTGGCAGAAGCCGGCACGATTGCGCCGGACGATACGCATCTGTTCAACCTGGTGGACACGGCCGAAGAGGGCTGGGAAATCGTGCGGGCGTTTTACGACCTGCCCAAAGTGGATGAGGTATTCAAGGGGGACTAA
- a CDS encoding phytase codes for MTRLTSLLVAALLAGTALPTHAQTVADVAPTLQTPILTEEDADADADDPTIYVNADDAAKSLVVTAVKNGGIRVYGLDGALIQTILPAEDGRINNVDIVYGFVLDDGSKADLIIGADRGLDIIRAWRIDPAVAEPLSEITDPSASRAFPQRYSNDGATTEDNPVDDQNTVYGLAAWNDKASGTTWIVGTQRHQPTVGIFKLAATANGHVAATLDHDFRVPTTHDGQDLWIENEDDPLLDFSPQFEGTVIDRTTGTIYAGQEDVGIWTVSVTGGEPVLAYATRGSSASPFNNPDSVISRDVEGLSIYYAASGTKYLIASSQGGAHGDAPSPDAPYDDSFAAFDITDGMTLLGAFRVSASGDMDAVQESDGADVISLGLPGFENGLFITQDGYAGDLNGLDGEVASTNFKFVDWKAIADSFEPKLEVTPEGFDPRQ; via the coding sequence ATGACCAGATTGACCAGCCTGCTAGTAGCCGCATTGCTCGCCGGCACTGCGCTGCCTACCCATGCCCAGACCGTCGCCGATGTGGCACCCACGCTGCAGACACCCATCCTCACCGAGGAGGACGCCGACGCCGACGCTGATGACCCGACCATCTATGTCAACGCCGACGATGCTGCCAAAAGCCTCGTCGTCACCGCCGTCAAGAATGGCGGTATCCGCGTCTATGGTCTCGACGGTGCCCTGATCCAGACCATTCTGCCGGCCGAAGACGGCCGCATCAACAATGTCGATATCGTCTATGGCTTTGTCCTCGACGACGGCAGCAAGGCCGATCTCATCATCGGCGCTGATCGCGGTCTTGATATCATCCGCGCCTGGAGGATCGATCCCGCCGTAGCTGAACCGCTGAGCGAAATCACCGACCCTTCGGCAAGCCGTGCTTTCCCGCAGCGCTATTCCAATGACGGCGCCACGACCGAAGACAATCCCGTCGATGACCAGAACACCGTCTATGGCCTCGCCGCCTGGAACGACAAGGCTTCGGGCACCACCTGGATCGTCGGTACGCAACGCCACCAGCCCACCGTCGGTATCTTCAAGCTGGCCGCCACGGCCAACGGTCATGTCGCTGCAACGCTCGACCACGACTTCCGCGTCCCCACCACCCACGACGGCCAGGACCTCTGGATCGAAAACGAGGACGATCCGCTGCTCGATTTCAGCCCGCAGTTCGAAGGCACGGTGATCGACCGTACCACCGGCACGATCTACGCCGGCCAGGAAGACGTCGGCATCTGGACAGTGTCCGTCACCGGCGGCGAACCCGTCCTCGCCTATGCCACGCGCGGCTCGTCGGCCAGCCCGTTCAACAATCCTGACAGCGTCATCTCGCGCGACGTCGAAGGTCTCAGCATCTACTATGCGGCCAGCGGCACAAAATACCTCATTGCCTCCAGCCAGGGCGGCGCCCATGGCGATGCCCCGTCTCCCGACGCCCCCTATGACGACAGCTTCGCCGCTTTCGACATCACCGATGGCATGACCCTGCTCGGCGCCTTCCGCGTTTCTGCCTCCGGCGATATGGATGCTGTCCAGGAAAGCGATGGTGCGGACGTCATCTCGCTCGGCCTGCCCGGTTTTGAAAACGGCCTCTTCATCACCCAGGACGGCTATGCAGGCGATCTCAACGGGCTCGACGGCGAAGTGGCATCGACCAATTTCAAATTCGTCGACTGGAAAGCCATCGCCGACAGCTTTGAGCCAAAGCTCGAAGTCACCCCGGAAGGCTTCGATCCGCGGCAGTAG
- a CDS encoding helix-turn-helix domain-containing GNAT family N-acetyltransferase, which produces MSIRPADIAQIRAFNRFYTKVIGLLEEGMHKSPHTLAEARVIYELGMRGHASASLIADSLDMDRGQMSRLGLRLVEQGLVAVLPRTADRRSAPLALTPEGDAVFHKFNAMSDEVAAISLLEPLDETGRRDLIGAMRRIEALLGEPDDATLVLRPHRVGELGWLIHRQGVLYNVEQGWNGEFETLIASLYADFEAMPQSPPKSLWIAEIGGEVAGSIYIVPAGEDRPGVAQLRMLYVDPTFRGRGVGRRLVDEAVSFSRASGYRQVRLWTQDCLASARRIYQGAGFTLESEARHHSFGVDLNGQYWVLDL; this is translated from the coding sequence ATGTCCATTCGCCCCGCCGACATTGCCCAGATCCGGGCTTTCAACCGCTTCTACACCAAGGTTATCGGCCTGCTCGAAGAGGGCATGCACAAGAGCCCGCACACCTTGGCCGAGGCGCGGGTCATTTATGAACTGGGCATGCGGGGACACGCGTCTGCCTCGCTGATTGCCGACAGTCTCGACATGGATCGCGGCCAGATGAGCCGATTGGGTCTGCGGCTTGTCGAGCAGGGGCTGGTGGCCGTGCTGCCACGCACTGCGGACCGGCGCTCGGCGCCACTGGCTCTGACGCCCGAGGGCGATGCCGTCTTTCACAAGTTCAACGCCATGAGCGACGAGGTCGCGGCCATTAGCCTGCTTGAACCGCTGGACGAAACCGGCCGCCGCGACCTGATCGGTGCCATGCGCCGCATCGAGGCCCTGCTGGGTGAGCCCGACGACGCAACGCTGGTGCTGCGTCCGCATCGCGTCGGCGAACTGGGTTGGCTGATCCACCGCCAGGGCGTGCTCTATAATGTGGAACAGGGCTGGAATGGCGAATTCGAAACGCTGATCGCCAGCCTCTACGCCGATTTCGAAGCCATGCCGCAAAGCCCGCCCAAATCGCTCTGGATCGCCGAGATCGGCGGCGAGGTCGCCGGCTCCATCTATATCGTGCCCGCTGGCGAAGATCGTCCCGGCGTGGCGCAACTGCGCATGCTCTATGTCGATCCAACCTTCCGCGGTCGCGGTGTCGGCCGGCGCCTGGTCGACGAGGCGGTGAGCTTCTCCCGGGCTTCAGGCTACCGTCAGGTCCGGCTCTGGACCCAGGATTGCCTCGCCTCAGCCCGACGCATCTATCAGGGTGCCGGTTTCACGCTGGAAAGCGAAGCTCGGCATCACTCCTTCGGCGTCGACCTCAACGGCCAATACTGGGTGCTGGACCTCTAA
- a CDS encoding AbrB/MazE/SpoVT family DNA-binding domain-containing protein: protein MQSAVKKFGNSAGVVIPKPLLTEIGAKVGDDIDIGVQDGRIVIELVAKIDPREGWAEDAAALMAAGDYEIVLGDFPNDFDDEEWVW, encoded by the coding sequence ATGCAAAGTGCGGTCAAGAAATTCGGCAATTCTGCTGGTGTGGTCATTCCAAAGCCTCTGCTGACAGAGATTGGTGCCAAAGTCGGCGACGATATCGATATCGGCGTGCAGGATGGTCGTATCGTCATTGAACTGGTGGCGAAGATTGATCCACGGGAAGGTTGGGCGGAAGACGCTGCGGCTCTGATGGCGGCTGGCGACTACGAGATTGTGCTTGGCGACTTTCCCAACGACTTCGATGATGAAGAGTGGGTCTGGTGA